One genomic window of Cygnus olor isolate bCygOlo1 chromosome 3, bCygOlo1.pri.v2, whole genome shotgun sequence includes the following:
- the NAPB gene encoding beta-soluble NSF attachment protein isoform X1, with protein MDSTGKEREAVQLMAEAEKRVKGSHSFLRGLFGGNTRIEEACEMYTRAANMFKIAKNWSAAGNAFCQAAKLHMQLQSKHDSATSFVDAGNAYKKADPQEAINCLNAAIDIYTDMGRFTIAAKHHITIAEIYEAELVDIEKAIAHYEQAADYYKGEESNSSANKCLLKVAAYAAQLEQYQKAIEIYEQVGTNTMDNPLLKYSAKEYFFKAALCHFIVDELNAKLALEKYEEMFPAFTDSRECKLLKKLLEAHEEQNCEAYTEAVKEFDSISRLDQWLTTMLLRIKKSIQGEGDGDLK; from the exons ATGGACAGCACGGGCAAGGAGCGGGAGGCCGTGCAGCTGATGGCCGAGGCCGAGAAGCGGGTGAAGGGCTCGCACTCCTTCCTGCGGGGGCTCTTCGG GGGCAACACCCGCATCGAGGAAGCCTGTGAAATGTACACCAGGGCTGCAAACATGTTCAAGATCGCCAAAAACTGGAGCG ctgcaggaaaTGCGTTCTGTCAGGCGGCCAAACTGCAcatgcagctgcagagcaagcaCGATTCGGCCACCAGTTTTGTGGACGCTGGGAACGCCTACAAAAAAGCAGACCCACAAG AGGCCATCAACTGCTTAAATGCAGCTATTGATATCTACACCGACATG GGGCGGTTCACCATCGCTGCCAAGCATCACATCACCATTGCGGAGATCTACGAGGCTGAGCTGGTAGACATTGAAAAG GCGATTGCACACTACGAGCAGGCTGCAGACTATTACAAAGGAGAAGAGTCCAACAG TTCCGCCAACAAGTGTCTGCTGAAGGTCGCAGCCTATGCCGCGCAGCTGGAGCAGTACCAGAAGGCGATAGAAATCTACGAGCAG GTTGGAACAAACACAATGGATAACCCTTTGCTCAAGTACAGCGCGAAAGAGTATTTCTTCAAGGCCGCTCTGTGCCACTTCATTGTGGATGAGCTGAACGCCAAG CTTGCTCTtgagaaatatgaagaaatgttCCCAGCGTTCACAGATTCACGGGAATGCAAGCTATTGAAA AAACTGCTGGAAGCCCACGAGGAGCAAAACTGCGAGGCATATACTGAGGCT gtGAAAGAATTCGATTCAATATCGCGGTTGGATCAGTGGCTTACAACCATGTTGCTTCGCATCAAAAAGTCAATTCAAGGAGAAGGGGATGGGGACCTAAAGTGA
- the NAPB gene encoding beta-soluble NSF attachment protein isoform X2, translated as MDSTGKEREAVQLMAEAEKRVKGSHSFLRGLFGGNTRIEEACEMYTRAANMFKIAKNWSAAGNAFCQAAKLHMQLQSKHDSATSFVDAGNAYKKADPQEAINCLNAAIDIYTDMGRFTIAAKHHITIAEIYEAELVDIEKAIAHYEQAADYYKGEESNSSANKCLLKVAAYAAQLEQYQKAIEIYEQVSTNTMDNPLLKYSAKEYFFKAALCHFIVDELNAKLALEKYEEMFPAFTDSRECKLLKKLLEAHEEQNCEAYTEAVKEFDSISRLDQWLTTMLLRIKKSIQGEGDGDLK; from the exons ATGGACAGCACGGGCAAGGAGCGGGAGGCCGTGCAGCTGATGGCCGAGGCCGAGAAGCGGGTGAAGGGCTCGCACTCCTTCCTGCGGGGGCTCTTCGG GGGCAACACCCGCATCGAGGAAGCCTGTGAAATGTACACCAGGGCTGCAAACATGTTCAAGATCGCCAAAAACTGGAGCG ctgcaggaaaTGCGTTCTGTCAGGCGGCCAAACTGCAcatgcagctgcagagcaagcaCGATTCGGCCACCAGTTTTGTGGACGCTGGGAACGCCTACAAAAAAGCAGACCCACAAG AGGCCATCAACTGCTTAAATGCAGCTATTGATATCTACACCGACATG GGGCGGTTCACCATCGCTGCCAAGCATCACATCACCATTGCGGAGATCTACGAGGCTGAGCTGGTAGACATTGAAAAG GCGATTGCACACTACGAGCAGGCTGCAGACTATTACAAAGGAGAAGAGTCCAACAG TTCCGCCAACAAGTGTCTGCTGAAGGTCGCAGCCTATGCCGCGCAGCTGGAGCAGTACCAGAAGGCGATAGAAATCTACGAGCAGGTGAGCACG AACACAATGGATAACCCTTTGCTCAAGTACAGCGCGAAAGAGTATTTCTTCAAGGCCGCTCTGTGCCACTTCATTGTGGATGAGCTGAACGCCAAG CTTGCTCTtgagaaatatgaagaaatgttCCCAGCGTTCACAGATTCACGGGAATGCAAGCTATTGAAA AAACTGCTGGAAGCCCACGAGGAGCAAAACTGCGAGGCATATACTGAGGCT gtGAAAGAATTCGATTCAATATCGCGGTTGGATCAGTGGCTTACAACCATGTTGCTTCGCATCAAAAAGTCAATTCAAGGAGAAGGGGATGGGGACCTAAAGTGA